The Fluviispira sanaruensis sequence CTTTCAAAATTCCTCTTAGCATAATGGGTTTCGATAAAAACATTTTAAAAGATGAAAACAACCCAAAATGGGAATTTAAGGCAGAATATTTACCTGAAGGTTTTAAAAGTTGGATGCCTGTTCAGTGGAAAGAAGCAAACACTCCCAAAAGCTGGTTAAAATATTCCGTAGTCTGGTACAGCCAAAAACTAGCTCGCAAACTGGGGACAAAAGAAATTGAAAACTATCTTAATAAATTTGAATACGGAAATAAAGATTTCTCAGGAACACCAGGGAAAGACGATGCTTTAATGGGAGCTTGGCTTGACTCATCGCTGAAAATTACTGCCGAAAATCAAATGCAATTTCTAAAGAAGTTTGTGAAAGAAGAACTTCCGGTATCCAAACATGCTCAGCAGATGACAAAAAAGGCTTTATTTCTTGAACAAGACAAGCAAAATGTTTCTTTATTTGGCAAAACAGGTGCTGGCTATTTAGAAAATAGAGTTGCGCATGGATGGTTTATAGGTTGGGTTGAAAAAGATAATAATTCATACATTTTTGTCAGCCAAATAAAAGATAACAAAAGCGGTGGTGTACTTAATAGTTTTAAGGCGAAAAAAAATGCTCTGGATTTTTTGCATGATCTTGAAATTTTGTAATTTTGTTATCTCCCTATAAATGCACTTGCAGCTATGCACATATCGAATGAAAAGACTTGAGTCAAGTATCACAACTCAAGGTTTAACTTTAAAATTGGGATTTTTCTTTCTTTAATAACTTTAGAATATTCTTCGCCGACTTGCACCGCTCCGATCGATAAATAAAAAGGGACTGCATTGGGATCTGCCTCAATTAGAAATGAACTTATCTTTTTTTCTTTTAATTCCAATGACAAAGCGCGCCATAAATTCTTAGCAAGTCCTTGACCCATATATTTTGGGTGAATAAATAAACTACCACCTGTTACTTTTTCTGTTTGAATCGCTTCTCTGCACCAGAAACCGATTATGACCCCATTCTGTTCCGCAAGCACAGAAACTGAGTCTTTAAGAGTCTTCGCTGTAATAAATAAATCTTTTTTCCATAGCTCAAGCCATTCGTTTGGATAACCCCAATAAGCTTTGGATATAGAAGCGAGTTCTGTAAGCTGCGCGCAATCATCGACCTTAGCATTCCTGAGTGTGTAAGAAACATTAATACGGTCGCCATGTGCTTTCGGTGTTGAGATTAATATAATTTCAAGATCTTCTTCACCACAATTGTGCACACTATGGACAGTATAATTCTCTATTTCAAGTCCTTCCTGAGGATTTAAAATATATTCTTTATGATTGGCTAAAATTTTTGCTTGTCCTTTTTGCACGAAAAAAAATTGCATTGCATTTTTATGAAAATGAGCTGATTCAAAGCAATTTACTGGAATTCTTTCCAAGATGAAGCTCAAATCTTTTCTATCAACATATTTCCAGCCATCGCAATTATTTCCCCATTTATAGCTTTCAACATTTTTTTTGGCAAGTTTTTTCATTCGAACTCCAAGCTTTAGATAAATACTAGTTAAGTTTAAATTTTTACTTCAATATATTTCCTTTTTCAATACAATGTGTTAATAAAATTTTGTGTTTTTTACATACATTTTAATCGGGTTTAAAAGTTTGCTTGAAAGAAACTTTCTATTGCTATTACTGAGTTTTGTTAGCTAAGATATTGTGTTACATAATTTTCTTTTTTAAAGTAAAAAGGAATGAAAATGAGGAAATTATTAATTCTTTTTCTACGATTAATGATCGGCTTATGTGTTTTTAATATTTCACAGCCGATTCCTCTCAATGCAAAAGTACATGTTTTTCAACTCCTTTGCCATTTAATATTTATCAGACAGACAAT is a genomic window containing:
- a CDS encoding class D beta-lactamase, with the protein product MKRVFSIMMLSAVCAQAKDLNYKDYYKGSTGCFILYDLNKNKIIEEYNEQFCQTPMPPNSTFKIPLSIMGFDKNILKDENNPKWEFKAEYLPEGFKSWMPVQWKEANTPKSWLKYSVVWYSQKLARKLGTKEIENYLNKFEYGNKDFSGTPGKDDALMGAWLDSSLKITAENQMQFLKKFVKEELPVSKHAQQMTKKALFLEQDKQNVSLFGKTGAGYLENRVAHGWFIGWVEKDNNSYIFVSQIKDNKSGGVLNSFKAKKNALDFLHDLEIL
- a CDS encoding GNAT family N-acetyltransferase, with product MKKLAKKNVESYKWGNNCDGWKYVDRKDLSFILERIPVNCFESAHFHKNAMQFFFVQKGQAKILANHKEYILNPQEGLEIENYTVHSVHNCGEEDLEIILISTPKAHGDRINVSYTLRNAKVDDCAQLTELASISKAYWGYPNEWLELWKKDLFITAKTLKDSVSVLAEQNGVIIGFWCREAIQTEKVTGGSLFIHPKYMGQGLAKNLWRALSLELKEKKISSFLIEADPNAVPFYLSIGAVQVGEEYSKVIKERKIPILKLNLEL